CGACCGTGTGGATGACCCAGCGGGCGGGCAGTCGGCCGGCGGTGGTGGCGACGGCCTGGCCGGTGGGCAGGCCGCGGCCGTACCGGGAGGCCCGCAGGTCGCGGCAGTCGGCCAGGATCTCCGGGCCGCCGCGCCGGTGGATCGCCCCGTCCACTCCCCCGCCGCCGAGCAGCGAGGAGTTGGCGGCGTTGACCACGGCGTCCACGGCCTGTTCGGTGATGTCGCCCTGGACGAGGGTGAGGGAAGGGCTTCGGGTGCTCATGACGATCGAGCCTAGGGCGTTTCAGCGGCGGTTCGCGCGCAGGCGGCGCCACACCGCCTTGGCGGCGTAATGGCCGGACATGCCGTGGACGCCGGGGCCGGGCGGGGTGGCCTGGGAGCAGAGGAAGACGGCGGGGTGAGCGGTCTCGTACGGGACGCGGGTGAGCTTGGGCCGGATGAGCAGGCGCAGGCCGGCCGCGGAGCCGGTGGCGGTGTCGCCGCCGACGTAATTGGCGTTGC
The sequence above is a segment of the Streptomyces lydicus genome. Coding sequences within it:
- a CDS encoding O-acetyl-ADP-ribose deacetylase; protein product: MSTRSPSLTLVQGDITEQAVDAVVNAANSSLLGGGGVDGAIHRRGGPEILADCRDLRASRYGRGLPTGQAVATTAGRLPARWVIHTVGPVFARNEDRSELLASCYRESLRVADELGARTVAFPAISTGIYGWPMDDGARIAVETVRATDTAVEEVRFVLFDAEAYEAFANRVG